One segment of Pseudomonas pohangensis DNA contains the following:
- a CDS encoding bifunctional acetate--CoA ligase family protein/GNAT family N-acetyltransferase — MTIRNLDYLFRPRSVATIIDSEFPGHYAEVLQRNLHVSPFEGTLMQVMAKKRSRFKIGPRVRLDKMPTVPDLAVICARLDLVADIISQLGELGTRAVIIAPSIRDRLTAEESQLLLKTILETARLHTLRIVGPGSGGLLIPGIGLNASVAPVAIQPGKIALITQSTAIASAIVDHATSKGIGFSAVLHLGESADIDLADVLDWFAEDPDTERILVQFDNVAAGRKFMSAARASARNKPVVAIRSKQAGTGRNSKLPFCLDDVYAAALSRAGWVEVGTLGEAFEAAQAMARLRPMDGDGLTILANGYGLGSITADILRDHGGRLASLDSATLLKLAEVLQSRIPLNNPVELPPAISVAQWAEVLAVILADPNTNALMTVYSPSPFASSSEVAAEIGRAGQVSTQNIFSCWVGGHSMQDAQQIAEAHGLLSHDSPEQAIAVFTGLVHYYRNRELLMQMPPSLPEGFSTDLKQARAAVAEGLEAGARILPSRLMRKLLQAFAIEAVESRTAASAAAAIEVANEIGYPVDLGLVLANAVPFEAVRVNLQSPSDIHIAIRSLRHKARTLRPDCRVSGYHLRRSAPRSGVAPVSIGVASDALFGPIIFLGPSSAALAGKGRFVIGLPPLNLTLARDMVLRSGLADELPAEVRARLECSASAALVRLSQMLSDIDEVVAVELDPLHVETNGVLALDGKIQLGKRTRKSGSQRFAISPYPKELEHRLNWQGEKLLIRPIRPEDEPMLGQLLESLTADDSRMRFFVAMRRQTHSQLARFTQIDYDREMSLVVIRQNPKGKPQALGEARLISDADNRVADLAMVVSSAFKGKGLGALLLQQLVDYARARGIATLRFETLPENKPMQKLGHKAGFVMLRGSDPGILSMQLQLAESEEG; from the coding sequence ATGACCATCCGCAATCTTGACTACCTGTTTCGTCCCCGGTCAGTGGCCACCATTATCGACAGCGAGTTCCCGGGGCATTACGCCGAGGTTCTGCAACGCAATCTGCACGTCAGCCCATTCGAAGGAACGCTGATGCAGGTTATGGCGAAAAAGCGTTCACGCTTCAAGATCGGGCCGCGGGTGCGTCTGGACAAGATGCCGACTGTTCCCGATCTGGCGGTGATCTGCGCGCGACTGGATCTGGTGGCCGATATCATCAGCCAGCTGGGTGAGCTGGGCACGCGTGCGGTGATTATTGCGCCGTCGATCCGCGACCGGTTGACCGCAGAGGAGTCACAGCTACTGCTCAAGACTATCCTCGAGACCGCACGCCTGCACACCTTGCGCATAGTCGGGCCCGGTAGTGGCGGGCTGTTGATACCCGGCATCGGGCTGAATGCCAGCGTTGCTCCGGTTGCCATCCAGCCGGGGAAAATCGCCCTGATCACCCAGTCCACCGCGATTGCCAGTGCGATTGTCGATCACGCCACGAGTAAGGGCATCGGTTTTTCAGCGGTGCTGCACCTGGGCGAGAGTGCGGATATCGATCTGGCCGACGTACTCGACTGGTTTGCCGAAGACCCCGATACCGAGCGGATTCTGGTGCAGTTCGACAACGTTGCGGCTGGCCGCAAGTTCATGTCTGCAGCCAGAGCCAGCGCGCGCAACAAGCCAGTGGTTGCAATTCGCAGCAAGCAGGCCGGCACTGGCCGCAACAGCAAATTGCCGTTTTGTCTGGACGATGTTTACGCAGCAGCATTGAGCCGCGCCGGCTGGGTCGAGGTGGGAACCCTGGGTGAGGCTTTTGAAGCGGCGCAGGCCATGGCGCGGCTACGGCCGATGGACGGCGATGGTCTGACCATACTGGCCAACGGCTACGGCCTGGGCAGCATCACGGCCGATATCCTCAGAGACCACGGTGGCAGGCTGGCCAGTCTGGATAGTGCAACCCTGCTGAAGCTGGCCGAGGTGTTGCAAAGCCGCATCCCCCTGAACAACCCGGTTGAGCTGCCGCCAGCCATCAGCGTTGCGCAATGGGCAGAGGTTCTCGCGGTGATCCTTGCCGACCCCAACACCAATGCCCTGATGACGGTCTATTCACCGTCACCTTTCGCTTCCAGCAGCGAGGTGGCCGCGGAAATTGGCCGCGCCGGGCAAGTCTCCACGCAGAATATCTTCTCCTGCTGGGTGGGTGGGCACTCGATGCAGGATGCGCAACAGATTGCCGAGGCCCACGGTTTGCTCAGCCATGATTCGCCCGAGCAGGCGATTGCGGTGTTCACCGGGCTGGTGCACTACTACCGTAACCGCGAGTTGCTGATGCAGATGCCGCCCTCATTGCCGGAAGGCTTTTCCACGGATCTCAAGCAGGCCCGGGCTGCGGTTGCCGAAGGGCTGGAAGCGGGGGCGCGGATATTGCCCTCAAGGCTGATGCGCAAGCTGCTGCAGGCTTTTGCCATCGAGGCGGTGGAGTCGCGCACAGCTGCCAGTGCCGCCGCCGCCATCGAAGTTGCCAACGAAATCGGTTATCCGGTTGATCTTGGTCTGGTGCTGGCCAATGCCGTGCCTTTCGAGGCGGTGCGGGTAAACCTGCAGTCGCCATCGGATATCCATATAGCCATCCGCAGTCTGCGGCATAAGGCCAGAACGCTGCGCCCGGACTGCCGGGTCAGTGGCTATCATCTGCGCCGCAGTGCACCCCGCAGCGGTGTGGCTCCGGTAAGCATCGGTGTGGCTAGTGATGCGCTGTTCGGGCCAATCATTTTCCTCGGCCCGTCATCTGCGGCACTCGCGGGCAAGGGGCGTTTTGTCATTGGTCTGCCGCCGCTGAACCTGACACTGGCGCGCGATATGGTGCTGCGCAGCGGACTGGCGGACGAGTTACCCGCCGAGGTGCGTGCCCGGCTGGAATGCAGCGCCAGTGCAGCTCTGGTCAGGCTGTCGCAAATGCTCAGCGATATTGACGAAGTGGTTGCCGTCGAACTGGACCCGTTGCATGTGGAAACCAACGGGGTGCTGGCACTGGATGGAAAAATCCAGCTCGGCAAACGTACGCGCAAATCCGGCTCGCAACGTTTCGCCATCAGTCCCTATCCCAAGGAGCTGGAACACCGGCTCAACTGGCAGGGTGAAAAGCTGCTGATTCGGCCGATTCGTCCGGAAGATGAACCCATGCTGGGCCAGTTGCTCGAATCACTGACCGCGGATGATTCACGGATGCGCTTCTTTGTTGCGATGCGCCGGCAGACGCACTCGCAACTGGCGCGTTTCACCCAGATCGATTACGACCGTGAAATGTCGCTGGTGGTCATTCGCCAGAATCCCAAGGGCAAGCCGCAGGCGCTGGGCGAGGCACGGCTGATCAGCGATGCGGACAACCGGGTGGCTGATCTGGCCATGGTGGTCAGCTCCGCCTTCAAGGGCAAGGGGCTGGGTGCTCTGTTGTTGCAGCAACTGGTGGATTACGCCAGGGCGCGGGGTATTGCTACCTTGCGTTTTGAAACCTTGCCGGAAAACAAACCGATGCAGAAGCTGGGACACAAGGCCGGTTTTGTCATGCTCAGGGGCAGCGACCCCGGAATACTCAGCATGCAGTTGCAGCTGGCAGAGTCCGAGGAGGGCTAG
- a CDS encoding DUF3313 domain-containing protein produces MKISRKFFTGAVLSSLVLAGCTSQITEKDQYSGFLPNYDGLVEVTTPSGDKALRWVAPGFNPNAYNTVVFNELQMYPAPKPDERVNMQTLDQLQTFTTTSVKNTLAQKYTVVANEQSVPAGGKALILHAAITGVTAANEGMKWYEVIPIAAVVGATSAATGHRDQNTELYIEADLVDAKSGLPVVKTVRKVFGKTLENDSQAITADDFKEAIKHVTNDMQALLK; encoded by the coding sequence ATGAAAATTTCGCGCAAGTTCTTCACTGGTGCCGTTCTGAGCAGCCTTGTGCTGGCCGGATGTACATCACAAATTACCGAAAAAGATCAGTACTCCGGCTTTCTGCCGAACTATGACGGTCTGGTTGAGGTAACCACCCCAAGTGGCGACAAGGCTCTGCGCTGGGTGGCCCCGGGGTTCAATCCCAATGCTTACAACACCGTGGTATTCAACGAACTGCAAATGTATCCGGCGCCCAAACCTGATGAGCGGGTAAACATGCAAACCCTGGATCAATTGCAGACCTTCACTACTACCAGCGTCAAGAACACCCTGGCGCAGAAGTACACCGTGGTAGCCAACGAGCAGTCTGTCCCGGCAGGTGGTAAGGCACTGATTCTGCACGCTGCCATTACCGGCGTAACCGCCGCCAATGAAGGCATGAAGTGGTATGAAGTGATTCCAATTGCCGCCGTGGTAGGCGCAACCTCGGCCGCAACCGGCCATCGCGACCAGAATACCGAGCTGTATATTGAAGCCGATCTGGTCGATGCCAAAAGCGGTCTGCCCGTGGTGAAAACCGTGCGCAAGGTCTTCGGCAAGACACTGGAGAATGACAGCCAGGCGATCACTGCCGATGACTTCAAGGAAGCCATCAAGCATGTCACCAACGACATGCAGGCCCTGCTCAAGTAA
- a CDS encoding glucose 1-dehydrogenase, translated as MKRLQNKSCLVTGAANGIGLETARRLAEEGGQVMLSDISAEQGQAAAAQLREAGLQVSFIQHDVTSREQWEAAIQATVAFGSALDVLVNNAGIGLTGSIETCTADEWRRTQAINVDGVFHGTQLGIAAMQGKGGSIINLASIEGFLGEPLAFAYNASKGAVRILSKSAAVHCAREGYGIRINCVCPGFVETPLVVNALSKLPKEHAEAFYNKVISRTPMGRLAQPREIANMVLFLASDEASYITGADMLVDGGLTAS; from the coding sequence ATGAAGCGTTTGCAGAATAAATCCTGTCTGGTTACCGGCGCCGCCAACGGCATCGGGCTGGAAACCGCACGACGTCTGGCCGAAGAAGGTGGCCAGGTCATGCTCAGTGATATCAGTGCCGAGCAGGGGCAGGCTGCTGCAGCGCAATTGCGTGAGGCGGGTTTGCAGGTCAGCTTTATCCAGCACGACGTGACCAGTCGCGAACAGTGGGAAGCGGCCATCCAGGCCACAGTAGCCTTTGGCAGCGCACTGGATGTGCTGGTGAATAACGCCGGTATCGGCCTGACCGGCAGTATCGAAACCTGCACCGCCGACGAGTGGCGGCGCACCCAGGCGATCAACGTCGATGGCGTGTTCCATGGCACGCAGCTGGGCATAGCAGCGATGCAGGGCAAGGGTGGTTCGATCATCAATCTGGCTTCCATCGAGGGTTTTCTCGGTGAGCCACTGGCATTTGCCTACAACGCCAGCAAGGGCGCGGTGCGCATCCTGTCCAAATCCGCTGCGGTGCACTGCGCGCGCGAAGGCTACGGCATCCGCATCAACTGCGTGTGTCCCGGTTTTGTCGAGACCCCGCTGGTGGTCAATGCCTTGAGCAAGCTGCCCAAGGAGCATGCCGAAGCCTTCTATAACAAGGTCATCTCGCGCACGCCGATGGGGCGTCTGGCCCAGCCGCGGGAGATCGCCAATATGGTGCTGTTCCTGGCCTCCGATGAAGCCAGTTACATCACTGGCGCGGACATGCTGGTAGACGGTGGGCTGACGGCGTCCTGA
- a CDS encoding SDR family oxidoreductase, translated as MRKTVTVFGATGVAGSVCVDELLRQQVFNVQVLARKSGQASGVAHTASEMHAQYDVWQQADARIIEADATRHN; from the coding sequence ATGCGCAAGACCGTAACCGTATTTGGCGCCACTGGTGTGGCCGGCAGTGTCTGTGTCGATGAGTTGCTCAGGCAGCAGGTGTTCAATGTGCAGGTATTGGCGCGTAAAAGCGGGCAAGCCAGTGGAGTGGCCCACACTGCCAGCGAGATGCATGCGCAGTACGACGTCTGGCAACAAGCCGACGCCAGGATCATCGAAGCCGATGCGACCCGGCACAACTAA
- a CDS encoding saccharopine dehydrogenase family protein — MAQQRDVIIFGGNGYTGKLIAESLAQRQIPFYFAGRNQDKLEKGLQIVRERLGENAWKLDAQIVAVDNSVAALTPVFQQCKIVINVVGPFMQVAWPVVEAALNAGCHYMDTTGEQDWTLAIAEKFGQAFAGKGLLLAPATSYMWAAGALAAEVVLEDPEIDSLDILYQIDNGLPSEASTKSFLRMVCNDSTQYYIEQNEFKSWPNDKAYEVFVPYRAAKTLALPWGGACEPVWLKGRVRNCKVLTAMGEHLIDGVMQAIQAFNAQSAGLDQAGREALTNAIGDQINTGEPPKDHPDVQRSVIVVSGQGRVKTTTYAMNLSAPYMFTGEIQAECARLILDGQLKRAGFQSAATGFDHRQLIRTFNALGYCSALPN, encoded by the coding sequence ATGGCTCAACAACGCGACGTCATCATCTTCGGTGGCAACGGTTACACCGGCAAACTGATTGCCGAATCGCTGGCGCAACGGCAGATTCCGTTCTACTTCGCCGGGCGCAACCAGGACAAGCTGGAGAAAGGTCTGCAGATCGTGCGTGAGCGCCTGGGTGAGAATGCCTGGAAACTGGATGCGCAGATCGTTGCCGTGGACAACAGCGTGGCAGCGCTGACCCCGGTGTTCCAGCAGTGCAAAATTGTCATCAACGTGGTCGGCCCGTTCATGCAGGTAGCCTGGCCGGTGGTTGAAGCCGCACTGAATGCCGGCTGCCACTACATGGACACTACCGGTGAGCAGGACTGGACCCTGGCGATTGCCGAGAAGTTCGGCCAGGCCTTCGCAGGCAAGGGCCTGTTGCTGGCCCCCGCGACGTCCTACATGTGGGCCGCCGGTGCGCTGGCAGCCGAAGTGGTACTGGAAGACCCGGAAATCGACTCGCTGGATATCCTCTACCAGATCGACAACGGCCTGCCTTCGGAGGCATCCACCAAGTCCTTCCTGCGCATGGTCTGCAACGACTCCACGCAGTACTACATCGAGCAGAACGAGTTCAAATCCTGGCCCAACGACAAGGCCTACGAAGTGTTCGTGCCATACCGTGCGGCCAAGACCCTGGCTCTGCCTTGGGGCGGTGCTTGCGAGCCGGTATGGCTGAAAGGCCGGGTGCGCAACTGCAAGGTGCTGACGGCCATGGGCGAGCATCTGATTGATGGTGTAATGCAGGCGATCCAGGCGTTCAATGCCCAGTCTGCCGGCCTCGACCAGGCCGGCAGGGAAGCGCTGACCAACGCCATCGGCGACCAGATCAACACTGGTGAGCCGCCCAAGGATCATCCGGACGTGCAGCGCAGCGTCATCGTGGTTTCCGGTCAGGGCCGCGTGAAAACCACCACCTACGCGATGAACCTGTCGGCGCCCTACATGTTCACCGGTGAAATCCAGGCCGAGTGCGCCAGGCTGATTCTCGACGGCCAGCTCAAGCGCGCCGGCTTCCAGTCGGCAGCCACCGGTTTCGACCATCGCCAATTGATCCGTACCTTCAACGCGCTGGGTTATTGCAGCGCACTGCCTAATTAA
- a CDS encoding serine hydrolase domain-containing protein, producing MEFLRKQVLHLSAIPRDLDSVITIDAEKEVDPQEVGMLHADVEKIWNNVIKVYKTGVHPAITVSLRRQGKIIMSRAIGHARGNGPADHAETPKVLATPDTPMCLFSTSKAVTAVLMHMLAEDGLINVMDPVSFYAPEFARKGKGNITIHQILAHRGGIPGLPKNVALDTLWDEDATWELLCDAEPIMTDGSKLAYHAITGGFVLERVIRKVTGENINAYIDRKVRQPMGMQHFTYGMPAEKLPQLALNYATGPRPGMLLGAFIKRALGSDIVTVEGLCNDPRFYQAIIPAGNLVATADEVSAFFQMMLNGGKWGRKRICAESTVVRAVQEFGKRTIDGTLFLPMRYSAGLMLGDEPFGIWGPHSSQAFGHVGLINKFAWADPQRELSATVLTSGIPVIAHHILPLANLIRSIGNLTPRSDEIQPFALQFK from the coding sequence ATGGAATTCTTACGCAAGCAGGTTCTTCACCTGAGTGCCATCCCGCGCGATCTGGACTCGGTCATCACGATTGATGCCGAAAAGGAAGTTGACCCGCAGGAAGTCGGCATGCTGCATGCCGATGTGGAGAAAATCTGGAACAACGTGATCAAGGTCTACAAGACCGGCGTACATCCAGCCATCACTGTCAGCCTGCGCCGCCAGGGCAAGATCATCATGTCCCGCGCAATTGGCCATGCACGTGGCAATGGCCCGGCAGACCATGCCGAGACGCCGAAAGTGCTGGCCACACCCGATACGCCGATGTGCCTGTTTTCCACATCCAAGGCCGTTACAGCCGTACTGATGCACATGCTGGCCGAGGACGGTCTGATCAACGTGATGGATCCGGTGTCGTTCTATGCGCCGGAGTTTGCCCGCAAGGGCAAGGGCAATATCACCATTCACCAGATCCTCGCCCATCGCGGTGGCATCCCCGGCCTGCCAAAGAACGTCGCCCTGGATACGCTATGGGATGAGGACGCAACCTGGGAACTGCTGTGCGACGCCGAGCCGATCATGACCGATGGCTCCAAGCTGGCCTATCACGCGATTACCGGCGGTTTCGTGCTGGAACGGGTGATCCGCAAGGTCACCGGCGAAAACATCAATGCCTATATCGACCGCAAGGTTCGCCAGCCAATGGGCATGCAGCACTTCACCTATGGCATGCCGGCAGAAAAACTGCCACAACTGGCACTCAACTACGCCACCGGCCCACGCCCGGGCATGCTGCTTGGCGCCTTCATCAAGCGTGCACTGGGTTCGGATATCGTCACTGTCGAAGGTCTGTGCAATGACCCGCGCTTCTATCAGGCGATCATTCCGGCAGGCAATCTGGTTGCCACGGCAGACGAGGTTTCCGCGTTCTTCCAGATGATGCTCAACGGCGGCAAATGGGGCAGAAAGCGTATTTGCGCCGAAAGCACTGTGGTACGCGCCGTACAGGAATTTGGCAAACGTACCATTGATGGCACCCTGTTCCTGCCGATGCGCTACAGCGCCGGCCTGATGCTCGGAGATGAGCCGTTCGGTATATGGGGCCCACACAGCTCGCAGGCTTTCGGCCACGTTGGTTTGATCAACAAGTTTGCCTGGGCTGACCCGCAGCGTGAACTATCGGCCACAGTGTTGACCAGCGGAATTCCGGTGATCGCCCATCACATCCTGCCTTTGGCCAACCTGATCCGCAGCATCGGCAATCTGACCCCGCGCTCCGACGAGATCCAGCCGTTTGCCCTGCAATTCAAGTAA
- a CDS encoding acyl-CoA dehydrogenase family protein, protein MDYQQLPLSGLEAPLNEMEQMIQDNVHHFAQSVMREAGVTLDQLSPEQAIAPDSVLWDVLQKAEGLGLNLTALAELPPLERVKLFGLATEELAWGDGGLAGSILVNYFPVMYSLLAGNLAMAEFCEGKRGCWGITEPDHGSDMVDPSAAVAAPGMPYGRPNCLARIVGDKVIINGQKAAWVSGAMTAEVCALFCHYADEQGNTRPGVAVIVPLDLPGVSRGKPLDKLGVRGMNQGELYFDNVEVPLANLLAGPDQYQDLAYRMLCEANPHVGMMAVGMARAAYEHALAYAHERKQGGQPLIRHQHVRFRLFEMFRKVEAARALVRRVMDYNATAAYPSLLGSTSAKVTATQTAFEVASDALQMFGGNGLTREYPMEKLFRDARAMLIADGANEMLAIKGGSDLINPELL, encoded by the coding sequence ATGGACTACCAGCAACTGCCGCTCAGCGGCCTTGAAGCGCCCCTCAACGAAATGGAGCAGATGATTCAGGACAACGTCCATCATTTTGCCCAGAGCGTCATGCGTGAAGCTGGTGTGACTCTGGATCAACTGAGCCCCGAGCAGGCCATCGCGCCGGACTCGGTTCTCTGGGATGTGCTGCAGAAAGCTGAAGGCCTCGGTCTCAACCTCACCGCGCTCGCCGAGCTTCCTCCGCTGGAACGCGTCAAGCTGTTCGGCCTGGCTACCGAGGAGTTGGCCTGGGGCGATGGCGGGCTGGCTGGTTCGATTCTGGTCAACTACTTCCCGGTGATGTATTCGCTGCTCGCCGGCAATCTGGCGATGGCCGAATTCTGCGAAGGCAAGCGCGGTTGCTGGGGCATCACCGAACCGGATCACGGCAGTGACATGGTTGACCCCAGCGCCGCGGTTGCTGCGCCGGGCATGCCCTACGGCCGGCCAAACTGCCTGGCGCGGATTGTCGGTGACAAGGTCATCATCAATGGACAGAAGGCGGCCTGGGTTTCCGGCGCCATGACGGCTGAAGTCTGCGCGCTGTTCTGTCATTACGCCGACGAGCAGGGCAACACCCGTCCTGGCGTGGCGGTAATCGTGCCGCTGGATCTGCCAGGTGTGAGCCGCGGCAAGCCGCTGGACAAGCTCGGCGTGCGTGGCATGAACCAGGGCGAGCTGTATTTCGACAATGTCGAAGTGCCGCTGGCCAATCTGCTGGCCGGCCCCGATCAGTATCAGGACCTGGCCTACCGCATGCTCTGCGAAGCCAATCCGCATGTTGGCATGATGGCGGTGGGCATGGCGCGCGCCGCCTACGAACACGCTCTGGCCTATGCCCATGAGCGCAAGCAGGGCGGGCAACCGCTGATCCGCCACCAGCATGTGCGCTTCCGTCTGTTCGAGATGTTTCGCAAGGTCGAGGCGGCGCGGGCACTGGTACGCCGGGTGATGGATTACAACGCCACCGCGGCTTACCCATCTTTGCTCGGCTCGACCTCGGCCAAGGTTACCGCTACGCAGACTGCCTTCGAGGTTGCCTCCGACGCCTTGCAGATGTTCGGTGGCAACGGCCTGACCAGGGAATACCCGATGGAGAAGCTGTTTCGCGACGCCCGCGCAATGCTGATTGCCGATGGCGCCAACGAAATGCTGGCGATCAAGGGTGGCAGCGACCTGATCAATCCGGAACTGCTCTGA
- a CDS encoding GGDEF domain-containing protein codes for MQLVLMLGWILIYQTARLLEYSPHASLWYPPAALSFAAMTLLGARAFPAIFLASLLTSFIHYQQYGAAEAVPYFAVTLPSLAHAGSYLLGALLLRILIRTGQVNYSAMLVAYLLLAAAAAFLAAFSGSWSLQYEGVLDNAQRQSIWLGWWIGDLVAILSLSPFIVLLIDKLTANNLATHLPWLLRHGNGPLPDYLLKLFVCLMLLIVSMLIAHQVQAQEITFLILSLSLPTMWLVYTESVWRSFCGLAIISLTIAMLMAQLDLEAFAVIYQFTIAMISVSMLFGTVVPVLQSTNQQLLHSLHTDPLTGVLSRQGFFEQAEMLLAWAAQHKDKICLAVIDLDHFKQVNDVLGHQAGDRVLQEVCQTLSKQLRQQDLIGRFGGDELMLLLPDTAENEAMQLCERLRNSIEQLQIQVLQRHVTVTVGVCEHHPDENFSQLFLRADKTLLNAKKLGRNRVELDINSAVVGS; via the coding sequence TTGCAGCTGGTACTGATGCTAGGCTGGATACTCATATATCAAACTGCCAGGTTGCTGGAATACAGCCCCCATGCAAGTCTGTGGTATCCACCGGCAGCGTTGAGTTTTGCTGCCATGACGCTGTTAGGCGCACGGGCATTTCCGGCGATATTTCTGGCGAGCCTGCTGACCAGTTTCATACATTATCAGCAGTACGGTGCAGCCGAAGCCGTTCCCTATTTTGCCGTTACATTACCTTCTCTTGCCCATGCCGGCAGTTATTTGCTTGGCGCCCTGTTGCTGCGCATATTAATCAGAACCGGGCAAGTCAATTACTCCGCGATGCTTGTCGCCTATTTGCTGCTGGCTGCTGCGGCTGCATTTCTGGCAGCCTTTTCCGGTTCTTGGTCATTACAGTACGAAGGGGTACTGGACAACGCCCAGCGTCAGTCTATCTGGCTGGGCTGGTGGATTGGTGATCTGGTTGCGATCCTTTCATTGAGTCCGTTTATTGTCTTGCTTATCGATAAGCTGACGGCAAATAACCTTGCAACACACTTGCCCTGGTTATTGAGGCACGGCAATGGTCCCCTGCCGGATTACTTGCTCAAGCTCTTCGTCTGTCTGATGCTGCTCATCGTGAGCATGCTGATTGCCCATCAGGTGCAAGCGCAGGAAATTACCTTTCTGATCCTCTCGCTAAGTCTGCCGACCATGTGGCTGGTCTACACCGAATCGGTCTGGCGCAGCTTCTGTGGACTGGCCATTATCAGCCTGACCATTGCCATGCTGATGGCGCAGCTGGATCTGGAGGCTTTTGCGGTGATTTACCAGTTCACTATTGCAATGATCTCCGTCTCGATGCTGTTTGGCACCGTGGTGCCTGTATTGCAGAGCACCAATCAACAGTTGCTGCATAGTCTGCATACCGATCCGTTGACCGGCGTGTTAAGCAGGCAAGGATTTTTCGAACAGGCGGAAATGTTGCTGGCCTGGGCCGCGCAGCATAAAGACAAAATCTGTCTGGCGGTGATTGATCTGGACCATTTCAAACAGGTCAATGATGTTCTTGGCCATCAGGCTGGCGACAGGGTCTTACAGGAAGTCTGTCAGACATTAAGCAAGCAATTACGCCAGCAGGATCTGATTGGCCGTTTCGGTGGCGACGAGTTGATGTTGTTATTACCGGATACCGCAGAAAATGAAGCCATGCAGCTTTGCGAAAGATTACGCAATAGTATTGAACAGCTGCAGATTCAGGTATTACAGCGGCATGTCACGGTAACTGTTGGTGTATGCGAACATCACCCTGATGAAAATTTCAGTCAGTTATTTCTCCGCGCTGATAAAACCTTGTTGAACGCGAAAAAACTTGGGCGCAACAGAGTAGAGCTTGATATTAATTCTGCAGTTGTTGGCAGCTGA
- a CDS encoding SOS response-associated peptidase: MCSHYEAPTPSRLKLSFGVELHEPFQSDLWPGHTGAFIRRPADAEQGQVEALPGIFGLLPFWAKDRKLSRHTYNARSETVAEKPSFRDAWKRGRHCIIPASAIYEPDWRSGKAVPVRISRADGDVMGIAGLWESWQDATGQIVHSYTMLTLNADAHPLMRNFHRPDDEKRMVVILPKGLYPDWLNASPANSRQFIRQFPAEHLRIG; encoded by the coding sequence GTGTGCAGCCACTACGAAGCCCCTACCCCGTCCAGGCTGAAACTCAGCTTCGGCGTTGAGTTGCATGAGCCGTTCCAGTCGGATCTCTGGCCTGGCCATACGGGGGCTTTCATTCGTCGCCCGGCTGATGCCGAACAGGGGCAAGTGGAAGCGCTACCCGGCATTTTCGGACTGCTACCGTTCTGGGCCAAAGACCGCAAGCTCTCACGACATACCTACAACGCTCGCTCGGAAACCGTGGCCGAAAAGCCCTCGTTTCGCGATGCCTGGAAGCGCGGCAGACACTGCATCATTCCCGCCAGCGCAATCTACGAACCGGACTGGCGGAGCGGCAAAGCCGTCCCCGTGCGCATAAGCCGCGCCGACGGTGACGTGATGGGTATAGCCGGGCTCTGGGAAAGCTGGCAAGACGCTACTGGTCAAATTGTCCACAGTTATACGATGCTCACACTCAATGCCGATGCGCATCCCCTGATGCGCAACTTTCATCGTCCGGATGACGAGAAGCGCATGGTGGTCATACTGCCAAAGGGGCTTTATCCGGACTGGCTCAATGCCTCCCCGGCCAACAGTCGGCAATTCATCAGACAGTTCCCGGCTGAACATCTGCGGATCGGCTGA